Proteins encoded together in one Magnetococcales bacterium window:
- the dsrB gene encoding dissimilatory-type sulfite reductase subunit beta, whose product MAEREYQTNECGPNDFRQFLHPVSVKNYGKWHYHERPRPGVLKHVALSGDVLYTVRAGTHRQVTIDIVRNLCDLADKFADGHLRWTVRNNVEFMTPKWENVEPLIRELEAAGHPVGGTGPSVSAVAHTQGWLHCDIPATDASGVVKSMMDELYQEFIKEEMPNRVRLSTSCCEINCGGQADLAVVVQHTRPPRINHEILANVCEMPSTVARCPVAAIRPTTVNGKPSLMVVEEKCVYCGACFGACPAMEINHPDYSKLAVWIGGKNSNARTRPTNMKLVCHGLPNNPPRWPEVNEVVKRILMAYKEGGRDWERLGEWVDRIGWRRFFEVTGLEFDKYMIDSYRYSRVSLNKSAHVRF is encoded by the coding sequence ATGGCTGAGAGAGAGTATCAGACGAACGAATGTGGTCCCAACGACTTCCGGCAGTTTCTGCATCCCGTATCGGTGAAGAATTACGGGAAGTGGCACTATCACGAGCGCCCCCGTCCCGGCGTTCTGAAGCATGTCGCCCTGAGCGGGGATGTCCTCTACACGGTGCGCGCCGGTACCCACCGGCAGGTCACCATCGACATCGTGCGCAACCTCTGCGATCTGGCGGACAAGTTTGCCGACGGACATCTGCGCTGGACGGTGCGCAACAACGTCGAATTCATGACGCCCAAATGGGAAAATGTCGAACCCCTGATCCGGGAACTGGAAGCGGCGGGTCATCCCGTCGGCGGCACCGGCCCCTCGGTTTCGGCGGTAGCCCACACCCAGGGATGGCTGCACTGCGACATTCCCGCCACCGACGCCTCCGGCGTGGTGAAAAGCATGATGGACGAACTCTACCAGGAGTTCATCAAGGAGGAGATGCCCAATCGCGTGCGCCTCTCCACCTCCTGCTGCGAGATCAACTGCGGTGGTCAGGCCGATCTGGCGGTGGTGGTGCAGCATACCCGTCCGCCCCGCATCAACCACGAAATCCTGGCCAATGTCTGCGAGATGCCCAGCACCGTGGCCCGTTGCCCGGTGGCGGCCATTCGGCCCACCACGGTCAACGGCAAGCCCTCCCTGATGGTGGTGGAAGAGAAGTGCGTCTACTGCGGCGCCTGCTTCGGCGCCTGCCCGGCCATGGAGATCAACCACCCCGACTACTCCAAACTGGCGGTGTGGATCGGCGGCAAGAACTCCAATGCCCGCACCCGGCCCACCAACATGAAGCTGGTCTGCCACGGCCTGCCCAACAATCCCCCCCGCTGGCCGGAAGTCAACGAAGTGGTCAAGCGCATTCTGATGGCCTACAAAGAGGGTGGACGCGACTGGGAACGCCTCGGGGAGTGGGTGGATCGCATCGGCTGGCGTCGCTTCTTCGAGGTAACCGGGCTGGAGTTCGACAAGTACATGATCGACAGCTACCGTTACTCGCGGGTCTCCCTGAACAAATCGGCCCACGTGCGTTTCTGA
- the hspQ gene encoding heat shock protein HspQ: protein MAQKTAKFSVGQVVQHALFNYRGVIVDVDPEFTRSESWYQRVARSRPPKDQPWYQILVHDSDVQTYVAERHLLSDAMDEPIDHPQVDQFFKEFRNGCYTPRSRMN, encoded by the coding sequence GTGGCTCAAAAAACGGCCAAGTTCTCTGTCGGACAAGTGGTGCAGCACGCCCTGTTCAACTACCGGGGAGTGATCGTCGATGTCGACCCGGAGTTCACCCGCTCGGAATCCTGGTATCAACGGGTGGCCCGCTCGCGTCCGCCCAAGGACCAGCCCTGGTATCAAATCCTGGTTCACGACAGCGACGTGCAAACCTATGTCGCGGAACGCCATCTGCTTTCCGACGCCATGGACGAGCCCATCGACCACCCGCAGGTGGACCAGTTCTTCAAAGAATTTCGCAACGGGTGCTATACCCCCCGTTCGCGTATGAATTGA
- a CDS encoding CopD family protein gives MSIAIALHLLAALIWIGGMFFAHMVLRLAVETRDLEDKVHLWQEVLPRFFRWVWGAVVVLPLTGYWMAVTLYGNPFLATGSIRIMQVLGWSMILLFVGIYFTSYRSFQERMRQQLFPEAGLYLLRIRRVVTINLILGLLVAVIASAGRFL, from the coding sequence ATGTCGATTGCCATCGCACTGCACCTCCTGGCCGCACTGATCTGGATAGGTGGCATGTTTTTCGCTCATATGGTCCTGCGTCTGGCAGTCGAAACACGCGATCTCGAAGACAAGGTTCACCTCTGGCAAGAGGTGTTGCCACGCTTTTTTCGCTGGGTTTGGGGGGCGGTGGTGGTGTTGCCCCTGACCGGCTACTGGATGGCCGTGACGCTGTACGGCAATCCCTTTTTGGCAACAGGGTCCATCCGGATCATGCAGGTGCTGGGCTGGTCCATGATTCTTCTCTTCGTGGGCATCTACTTCACCTCGTATCGATCCTTCCAGGAGCGCATGCGCCAACAACTCTTTCCCGAAGCGGGGCTCTACCTGCTGCGTATCCGTCGCGTGGTGACCATCAACCTGATCCTGGGGTTGCTGGTCGCGGTTATCGCCTCGGCTGGCCGGTTCCTTTAG
- a CDS encoding NAD(P)-binding protein: protein MTQSNHYLDTAKNWPFTPMVQENGLDRQVAYGDKSVLCPTYSQRVPPCSHGCPAGEDIRGYNNILRGVWKHDNPWQAAFYRLTETNPFPAVMGRVCPAPCQKSCNRQYRDETVGINAIEHAIGQYAIDHNLAFPKPIHATGKRVAVVGSGPGGLSCAYHLARKGHAVTLFERDPKLGGMMRYGIMGYRVDRSVLEKEIQRIVDLGIEVRCNVRIGTDISLDELRKSYDAVFLGVGAQKGRNLPIPGSEGPGVTNAIAFLREFELVGGSDGGLGAMGLQGKRVAVIGDGDVAMDVARLALRLGASSTLLSGVAREEMNCSAPEFDEAKQEGTDMLFQTGTVSVERNASGAVTGLKCTRMVRKEKGEEGWNHAIPFFRYKPEAGSEFTLPVDIIVASIGQTTDMAGLEQATGGTPWLQVDVNGQIQGQKGLFGGGDAVRISLLTTAIGQGRKAAETIDLQLRGIDPPKLSKPDVIPYKKLKWDYFPVSPLARRSLRHFEQVVDNWQEGLTCLTPEKAVAETSRCMSCGLCFECNQCMLYCPKEAITKFKGNPEGQVMFTRYERCVGCHICAEVCPTGYIDMGMGHV, encoded by the coding sequence ATGACTCAAAGCAACCACTATCTGGATACGGCCAAAAACTGGCCGTTCACCCCCATGGTGCAGGAAAACGGTCTGGATCGCCAGGTGGCCTACGGCGACAAGAGCGTCCTCTGCCCCACTTACAGCCAGCGCGTTCCGCCCTGCTCCCACGGCTGCCCGGCGGGAGAGGACATTCGCGGCTACAACAACATCCTGCGGGGCGTCTGGAAGCATGACAATCCCTGGCAGGCCGCCTTTTACCGCCTCACGGAGACCAATCCGTTCCCGGCGGTCATGGGACGGGTCTGCCCCGCCCCCTGCCAGAAGTCCTGCAACCGGCAGTATCGCGACGAAACCGTCGGCATCAACGCCATCGAGCATGCCATCGGTCAGTACGCCATCGACCACAACCTCGCCTTCCCCAAACCGATTCATGCCACCGGCAAGCGCGTCGCGGTGGTGGGCAGCGGTCCGGGAGGCCTCTCCTGCGCCTACCATCTGGCCCGCAAGGGCCATGCGGTGACCCTCTTCGAACGGGATCCCAAACTCGGGGGCATGATGCGTTACGGCATCATGGGCTACCGGGTGGACCGCAGCGTCCTGGAAAAGGAGATCCAGCGCATCGTGGACCTGGGCATCGAGGTGCGTTGCAACGTTCGTATCGGGACCGACATCAGCCTCGACGAACTGCGCAAGAGCTATGACGCCGTTTTTCTGGGCGTCGGCGCCCAGAAGGGACGCAACCTGCCCATTCCCGGCTCCGAAGGCCCCGGCGTGACCAACGCCATCGCCTTCCTGCGGGAGTTCGAACTGGTCGGCGGTTCCGACGGCGGTCTCGGCGCCATGGGCCTGCAGGGCAAGCGGGTGGCGGTGATCGGCGACGGCGATGTCGCCATGGACGTGGCCCGTCTGGCCCTGCGTCTCGGAGCCTCCTCCACCCTTCTCTCCGGTGTGGCCCGGGAGGAGATGAACTGTTCGGCTCCGGAATTCGACGAAGCCAAACAGGAAGGTACCGACATGCTGTTCCAAACCGGTACCGTCTCGGTGGAACGCAACGCCTCCGGTGCCGTCACCGGTCTGAAATGCACCCGCATGGTGCGCAAGGAGAAGGGTGAAGAGGGCTGGAATCACGCCATTCCCTTCTTCCGTTACAAGCCCGAGGCGGGCAGCGAATTCACCCTGCCCGTGGACATCATCGTGGCCTCCATCGGACAGACCACGGATATGGCGGGCCTGGAACAGGCCACCGGCGGCACCCCCTGGTTGCAGGTGGATGTCAACGGCCAGATTCAAGGTCAGAAGGGCCTTTTCGGCGGCGGCGACGCCGTCAGGATCTCCCTGCTCACCACGGCCATCGGCCAGGGACGCAAGGCTGCGGAAACCATCGATCTCCAACTCCGGGGCATCGATCCGCCCAAGCTCTCCAAACCGGATGTCATCCCCTACAAGAAATTGAAGTGGGACTACTTCCCGGTCTCTCCGCTGGCCAGGCGCTCCCTGCGCCATTTCGAGCAGGTGGTCGACAACTGGCAGGAAGGTCTGACCTGTCTCACACCGGAGAAGGCGGTCGCGGAAACCAGCCGCTGCATGAGCTGCGGTCTCTGTTTCGAATGCAATCAGTGCATGCTCTACTGCCCCAAGGAAGCCATCACCAAGTTCAAAGGCAATCCGGAAGGACAGGTCATGTTCACCCGTTACGAGCGCTGCGTGGGCTGTCACATCTGCGCGGAGGTTTGTCCAACGGGGTACATTGACATGGGCATGGGTCACGTATAG